A window of Terriglobales bacterium genomic DNA:
TGGCATTAGGAATGCGGCGCCACTTCGGCGCGGCCTGTCACAGTTCCCATGCGCCGCCTCTACCGCCGCTGGATGCATGACTGGGAGACCCGCCTCACCACGCGGGACACCAATCGTGTCGTCCGTCCATTTGAACTCGGTCTAGAGTGGACGCGCGGGTGGCCGCTCGCTAACGGCCACCCGCACGCTAGCAATATCGACCAAGAAGAGCTTCTGCGCGAACTCAACCGGCGGATTGTTGCCCAGAGTGCCGCCTTCTTCTCCTACCGCACTCCCGCCGACTTTCGCCTGGAGCGCCGCATCCCGGAACAACATCCTACGGGCAACGGACAGCGCCGCAACGGCCCAGCAGCAAGAAAGGAAGCCATCTTCCTCCGCTTCACGTCGCCCGTATCCACACCCCATCCGGAAAACACCCTGGCCTGCGCGCGCTGGTTCCCGGCCCGCGGCCGCCGGGCCGTCGTGGTCCTGCCGCAATGGAACTCGGATGCGGAAGGGCACAACGGACTCTGCCGCATCCTGAATTTTGCCGGGGTGGCTGCGTTACGGCTCAGCCTGCCGTATCACGACGTCCGCAAGCCGCCCGAGACCGAGCGCGCCGACTACGCCGTCAGCTCCAACGTGGCTCGCACCATCGATGCGGCCCGCCAGGCCGTCATCGACCTCCGCTGCTGCCTCGACTGGCTCGAACAGCAGGGCTACGACCGGCTCGGCGTGGTCGGCACCAGCCTGGGTTCCTGCTACGCTTTCCTGGCCACGGCGCACGAGCCCCGCCTGCGCGTCAATGTCTTCAACCACGCCTCGCTGCATTTTGCCGACGTCATCTGGAGCGGCCAGTCCACCCGTCACATTCGCGCCGCCATCCCCGCCGATGTCACCTTGGAACGCCTGCGCGGCCTGTGGTCTGCCATCAGCCCCAGTTCCTACTTTGAGAAGTTCGCGGAGCAGCCGCCCAAGCGCTCGCTCATCGTCTATGCCACCCACGACCTCACTTTCCTGCCCGAGGTCTCCCAAGCCATCATCGCCGAGTTCCGCCGCCGCAGCCTCGATCTCACCGTTCGT
This region includes:
- a CDS encoding alpha/beta hydrolase family protein — protein: MRRLYRRWMHDWETRLTTRDTNRVVRPFELGLEWTRGWPLANGHPHASNIDQEELLRELNRRIVAQSAAFFSYRTPADFRLERRIPEQHPTGNGQRRNGPAARKEAIFLRFTSPVSTPHPENTLACARWFPARGRRAVVVLPQWNSDAEGHNGLCRILNFAGVAALRLSLPYHDVRKPPETERADYAVSSNVARTIDAARQAVIDLRCCLDWLEQQGYDRLGVVGTSLGSCYAFLATAHEPRLRVNVFNHASLHFADVIWSGQSTRHIRAAIPADVTLERLRGLWSAISPSSYFEKFAEQPPKRSLIVYATHDLTFLPEVSQAIIAEFRRRSLDLTVRVLPCGHYTTGEVPYKYLDAYYIASFLEHAFG